From Streptomyces asiaticus, one genomic window encodes:
- a CDS encoding IucA/IucC family protein, giving the protein MPMTSSPAATVASADHATAHTLLNCLLREVSGPEHQTVVADGWLRLRLPRCGVLLRVGLRRTSLIGAHRFTGPVSEERDGTWAEVSWRGLAERIHRELQLRTGVHNDEFLGQVASSHAGMTAALEALEAMEALEDRSTVRDGADSARDLYLASEQSLLFGHRFHPTPKARTGSADSWSRFAPEAGARFPLHHLAVRQEYVREESARPGALAALDRQGAVPEGYRLLPAHPWQYAMLREHRLLRAAIARGEVLDLGPGGAEFAPTASVRTLYDGRDFLKFSLNVRITNCLRKNADYELSGAVALTRLLEPAATDLAARFPGCELLREPAYRTLDLGDRANGGDRANGGDGGADRQLIEGFGVIVREGLAARLRPGLTALLAAAVADEYPTSGAQISRLLPGAGPDRLSAWWQAYLELLVPPVLAAYFDHGVVLEPHLQNVVVGVDPADGTPRQVLFRDLEGTKLVPEHHTAALAALPEAVARPLTYERERGWDRVVYCLLVNHIAEMVAALADRSPGLEPALWSAVRRVLCERSAAHDHPPALRALVAGVPLPAKANLLTRWGRRADRHAGYVRIASPLASALLSEAAHVMHPGSSR; this is encoded by the coding sequence ATGCCCATGACCTCCTCGCCCGCCGCGACCGTGGCCTCCGCCGACCACGCCACCGCCCACACCCTCCTCAACTGTCTGCTCCGTGAGGTGTCGGGACCGGAGCACCAGACCGTCGTGGCCGATGGATGGCTGCGGCTGAGGCTGCCGCGCTGCGGGGTGCTGCTGCGCGTCGGGCTGCGGCGCACCTCCCTCATCGGGGCGCACCGCTTCACCGGGCCGGTCAGCGAGGAGCGCGACGGCACATGGGCCGAGGTGTCCTGGCGCGGGCTGGCCGAGCGGATCCACCGGGAGCTCCAGCTGCGCACGGGGGTGCACAACGACGAGTTCCTGGGCCAAGTCGCCTCCAGCCACGCGGGGATGACGGCCGCCCTAGAAGCACTGGAGGCCATGGAAGCCCTGGAGGACCGGAGCACCGTGCGTGACGGCGCCGACAGCGCCCGGGACCTCTACCTCGCCTCCGAGCAGTCCCTCCTCTTCGGCCACCGCTTCCACCCCACCCCCAAGGCCCGCACCGGCAGCGCCGACTCCTGGTCGCGGTTCGCCCCCGAGGCCGGGGCGCGCTTCCCGCTGCACCACCTCGCCGTACGCCAGGAGTACGTCCGCGAGGAGTCCGCGCGGCCCGGGGCGCTCGCCGCGCTGGACCGGCAGGGCGCCGTCCCCGAGGGCTACCGGCTGCTGCCCGCGCACCCCTGGCAGTACGCGATGCTGCGCGAGCACCGGCTGCTGCGGGCGGCCATCGCCCGGGGCGAGGTGCTGGACCTCGGGCCGGGCGGCGCGGAGTTCGCGCCCACCGCGTCGGTCCGCACGCTCTACGACGGACGGGACTTCCTCAAGTTCAGCCTGAACGTGCGGATCACCAACTGCCTGCGCAAGAACGCCGACTACGAGCTGTCCGGCGCGGTCGCCCTGACCCGGCTGCTGGAGCCGGCCGCCACCGATCTCGCCGCCCGCTTCCCCGGCTGTGAGCTGCTGCGCGAACCCGCGTACCGGACGCTGGACCTCGGCGACCGCGCAAACGGCGGCGACCGCGCAAACGGCGGCGACGGCGGAGCCGATCGGCAGCTGATCGAGGGCTTCGGCGTGATCGTCCGCGAAGGGCTGGCCGCCCGGCTGCGGCCCGGCCTGACCGCGCTGCTCGCGGCGGCCGTCGCCGATGAGTACCCGACCAGCGGGGCCCAGATCTCCCGGCTCCTCCCAGGCGCCGGCCCCGACCGGCTCTCCGCCTGGTGGCAGGCGTATCTGGAGCTGCTCGTACCGCCCGTACTGGCCGCCTACTTCGACCACGGCGTGGTCCTCGAACCCCACCTCCAGAACGTCGTCGTCGGCGTCGACCCCGCCGACGGCACCCCGCGCCAGGTGCTCTTCCGCGATCTGGAGGGCACCAAGCTGGTGCCCGAGCACCACACCGCCGCGCTCGCCGCGCTGCCCGAGGCGGTGGCCCGCCCGCTGACGTACGAGCGGGAGCGCGGCTGGGACCGGGTGGTGTACTGCCTGCTGGTCAACCACATCGCCGAGATGGTGGCCGCCCTCGCCGACCGCAGTCCTGGGCTGGAGCCCGCGCTGTGGTCGGCGGTCCGCCGGGTGCTGTGCGAGCGCTCGGCGGCCCATGACCACCCGCCCGCGCTGCGCGCCCTGGTGGCGGGCGTGCCGCTGCCCGCGAAGGCCAACCTCCTCACCCGCTGGGGCCGTCGGGCCGACCGCCACGCGGGCTATGTCCGTATCGCCAGTCCGCTCGCCTCCGCCCTGCTGTCCGAGGCGGCCCACGTCATGCACCCCGGGAGCAGCCGTTGA
- a CDS encoding type III PLP-dependent enzyme, translating to MITSAVRTLATELTGDDLPAYVYDLAALRAHARAVRDALPPGLELYYAAKANPAPAVLRALAPHVTGYEVASGGEVEHVRAAVPGAPLAFGGPGKTEGELRRALTLGVERFHVESEQELRLLAGAAEDAGIDTVDVLLRVNLPLDGDELGSGGPLGAALGGAALAMGGRPSPFGLDPEAVERCLPLLSPGGAGGPLRLRGIHAHLASGLDAPTQVAVAAAIADWARKLSERHGLGITEVNVGGGMGVDYAHPDRRFDWAAYGRGMADLALRHPGLTLRIEPGRALTVYCGWYVTEVLDIKHSGGEAFAVVRGGTHHIRTPATKQHDQPFQVLPTDTGWTRPWPRPAVRDEPVTLVGQLCTPKDVLAARIPVTELRVGDRVAFAMAGAYAWNISHHDFLMHPRPGFHYLEE from the coding sequence TTGATCACCTCCGCCGTCCGTACCCTCGCCACGGAGCTCACCGGCGACGACCTGCCCGCCTACGTCTACGACCTGGCCGCGCTCCGCGCGCACGCGCGGGCCGTACGGGACGCGCTGCCGCCGGGCCTGGAGCTGTACTACGCCGCGAAGGCCAACCCGGCGCCCGCCGTCCTCCGGGCCCTCGCGCCCCACGTCACCGGCTACGAGGTCGCCTCGGGCGGTGAGGTGGAGCATGTCCGCGCGGCCGTCCCCGGGGCGCCGCTGGCCTTCGGCGGGCCGGGCAAGACCGAGGGGGAGCTGCGGCGGGCGCTGACGCTGGGCGTGGAGCGGTTCCATGTGGAGAGCGAGCAGGAGCTGCGACTGCTGGCCGGGGCGGCGGAGGACGCGGGGATCGACACCGTGGACGTCCTCCTGCGCGTCAACCTCCCCCTGGACGGTGACGAGTTGGGCAGCGGGGGGCCGCTCGGCGCGGCGCTGGGCGGTGCGGCGCTCGCCATGGGCGGCCGCCCCAGCCCCTTCGGACTCGACCCCGAGGCCGTGGAGCGCTGCCTCCCCCTGCTCTCCCCGGGCGGCGCGGGCGGCCCCCTCCGGCTGCGCGGCATCCACGCCCACCTCGCCAGCGGCCTCGACGCCCCCACTCAGGTGGCCGTGGCCGCCGCGATCGCCGACTGGGCGCGGAAGCTGTCCGAACGCCACGGTCTGGGGATCACCGAGGTGAACGTCGGCGGCGGGATGGGCGTGGACTACGCCCATCCCGACCGCCGCTTCGACTGGGCCGCCTACGGCCGGGGCATGGCGGACCTCGCCCTGCGCCACCCCGGTCTCACTCTGCGGATCGAGCCCGGCCGGGCGCTGACCGTCTACTGCGGCTGGTACGTCACCGAGGTGCTGGACATCAAGCACAGCGGCGGCGAGGCGTTCGCGGTGGTGCGCGGCGGCACCCACCACATCCGCACCCCCGCCACCAAACAGCACGACCAGCCCTTCCAGGTGCTCCCCACGGACACCGGGTGGACCCGGCCGTGGCCGCGCCCGGCCGTACGGGACGAACCGGTCACGCTGGTCGGCCAGCTGTGCACCCCGAAGGACGTCCTGGCCGCCCGGATCCCGGTCACGGAACTCCGGGTGGGCGACCGCGTGGCCTTCGCGATGGCGGGCGCGTACGCGTGGAACATCTCGCACCACGACTTCCTGATGCACCCCCGGCCGGGCTTCCACTACCTGGAGGAGTGA
- a CDS encoding Uma2 family endonuclease: MTATHDRPQMLPEEFEEYARLAARVAEGVRWEFINGKIGVTPVPDGDHGRIIQWLARICIQAHPDLWLHDQGLKVETYRNGHARPDGTLAHSDAFVGQGEWADADPVLMVVEVTSYDSDTDRRDRVEKPRAYAETGIPVYLLVDREAGEVTVFSEPDGVRYESTKTVPFGKPLTLPAPVGVTLDTEPLQGWVR; the protein is encoded by the coding sequence ATGACCGCGACCCACGATCGTCCGCAGATGCTGCCGGAGGAGTTCGAGGAGTACGCGCGGCTGGCGGCCCGCGTGGCGGAGGGAGTGCGGTGGGAGTTCATCAACGGGAAGATCGGGGTCACGCCGGTGCCGGATGGCGATCATGGGCGGATCATCCAGTGGCTGGCGCGGATCTGCATCCAGGCCCATCCCGACCTGTGGCTGCACGACCAGGGCCTCAAGGTCGAGACCTACCGCAACGGCCATGCCCGCCCCGATGGGACCCTCGCCCACAGTGACGCGTTCGTCGGCCAGGGGGAGTGGGCCGACGCCGATCCCGTCCTGATGGTCGTGGAGGTCACCTCGTACGACTCCGACACCGACCGCAGGGACCGGGTGGAGAAGCCACGCGCTTACGCGGAGACGGGCATCCCGGTGTATCTGCTGGTCGACCGGGAGGCCGGTGAGGTCACCGTGTTCAGCGAGCCCGACGGGGTCCGGTACGAGAGCACCAAGACCGTGCCGTTCGGCAAGCCGCTCACGCTGCCCGCGCCGGTCGGCGTCACCCTGGACACCGAGCCGCTCCAGGGCTGGGTGCGCTGA
- a CDS encoding sulfite exporter TauE/SafE family protein has protein sequence MYTVTLWEFAALAAASILVGFSKTAVSGANTVSLAIFAAVLPARESTGVLLPLLIVGDVLAVGTYRRHAHWGTLLRLFPAVAVGVVVGTVFMLWAGDAEVRTSIGAILLLMAGVTVWRRRAAARAAAPEVPAADGAGARLKAGSYGVLGGFTTMVANAGGPVMSLYLLSAGFRKLGFLGTSAWFFLIVNVAKVPFSVSLGLIDGRSLLLDLLLALFVLPGAYIGKACVDRINQRLFERLVIAATVLGGLQLLLR, from the coding sequence ATGTACACCGTCACCCTCTGGGAGTTCGCCGCGCTCGCGGCGGCATCCATACTCGTCGGCTTCTCGAAGACCGCCGTCAGCGGCGCCAATACCGTCAGCCTCGCGATCTTCGCCGCCGTGCTTCCGGCCCGGGAGTCGACCGGTGTGCTGCTGCCCCTGCTGATCGTCGGCGATGTGCTCGCCGTGGGCACCTACCGTCGTCACGCGCACTGGGGGACGCTGCTCCGGCTGTTCCCTGCCGTGGCGGTCGGGGTCGTGGTGGGGACGGTGTTCATGCTGTGGGCCGGGGACGCGGAGGTGCGGACGTCCATCGGCGCGATCCTGCTGCTGATGGCGGGTGTCACGGTGTGGCGGCGCCGTGCGGCCGCCCGGGCGGCGGCCCCGGAGGTCCCGGCCGCCGACGGGGCGGGCGCACGGCTCAAGGCCGGTTCGTACGGGGTGCTCGGCGGCTTCACCACGATGGTGGCCAACGCGGGCGGTCCCGTGATGTCGCTCTACCTGCTCTCCGCCGGTTTCCGGAAGCTGGGCTTCCTGGGCACCTCGGCCTGGTTCTTCCTGATCGTCAACGTCGCCAAGGTGCCCTTCAGCGTCAGCCTCGGCCTGATCGACGGCCGCTCCCTGCTGCTGGACCTCCTGCTGGCGCTCTTCGTCCTGCCCGGTGCGTACATCGGTAAGGCGTGCGTGGACCGGATCAATCAGCGGCTCTTCGAGCGGCTGGTCATCGCGGCGACGGTGCTGGGCGGACTTCAGTTGCTGCTGCGCTGA
- a CDS encoding type 1 glutamine amidotransferase: MTSFPDPTGPRPRLLVVRNAERSGPGRLRPWWEEMGLTVVETDGASAPASPEGFDAVVLLGGGFLPDADAYAPWLPAERELTRRAIAEGVPLLGICLGAQVLAVAAGGTVLGDHGRPERGSCAVRLRPEADADALFAGVPREFRAIQNHRDQITALPPGATWLASSDACPVQAFRMGERAWGVQFHPEVGADRLDGWDEAALADAGLDLRALRVEAERVEPESVRTARRLAANFADVVLSAAATEVRPAPSPR; this comes from the coding sequence ATGACGTCGTTTCCTGATCCCACAGGCCCTCGCCCCCGCCTCCTGGTCGTCCGCAACGCGGAGCGCAGTGGGCCGGGGCGGCTGCGGCCGTGGTGGGAGGAGATGGGGCTGACGGTCGTCGAAACCGATGGCGCGTCGGCCCCCGCGTCCCCGGAGGGTTTCGACGCGGTGGTCCTGCTCGGTGGTGGCTTCCTGCCGGATGCCGACGCGTACGCGCCCTGGCTACCGGCCGAACGGGAACTCACCCGGCGTGCCATCGCCGAGGGTGTCCCGTTGCTGGGGATCTGCCTGGGGGCTCAAGTGCTCGCCGTCGCGGCGGGTGGGACAGTGCTCGGCGATCACGGTCGGCCGGAGCGGGGCTCATGTGCCGTCCGGTTGCGGCCCGAGGCCGACGCCGACGCGCTGTTCGCCGGGGTACCGCGGGAGTTCCGGGCCATTCAGAACCATCGTGACCAGATCACCGCGCTTCCCCCCGGTGCCACGTGGCTCGCGTCGAGCGACGCCTGTCCGGTGCAGGCGTTCCGGATGGGCGAGCGGGCCTGGGGCGTGCAGTTTCATCCGGAAGTGGGGGCAGACCGCCTCGACGGCTGGGACGAAGCCGCCCTGGCCGACGCGGGCCTGGACCTGCGCGCGCTCCGGGTCGAGGCCGAGCGGGTCGAGCCGGAGTCCGTGCGTACGGCACGGCGGCTGGCGGCGAACTTCGCCGATGTGGTCCTCAGCGCAGCAGCAACTGAAGTCCGCCCAGCACCGTCGCCGCGATGA
- a CDS encoding DUF4760 domain-containing protein has protein sequence MDTDTLVMNVVTLLISLIAVGVTAIFSVRQVRLMTHANKLPVVLDLFKEWRDPEFVRREQRLWERLPPEPSAERGFSGLEEPLRSDAYEVCTYYQMLAYLVAFDVIEEDLIFLAVHYRLLKTWEVVEPYVLAERRARGDFYSFMNFFEELALMTSQKSTADVYRSVRGRVFGRGRPRLPARRLSGR, from the coding sequence GTGGACACCGACACGCTCGTGATGAATGTGGTCACGCTCCTCATCTCGCTGATCGCGGTGGGCGTCACTGCCATCTTCTCCGTCCGGCAGGTCCGACTGATGACCCACGCGAACAAACTGCCGGTGGTGCTGGACCTCTTCAAGGAATGGCGTGATCCGGAGTTCGTCCGCCGTGAACAGCGCCTGTGGGAGCGACTGCCTCCCGAACCGAGCGCGGAGCGCGGATTCTCCGGGCTGGAGGAGCCGCTGCGCAGCGACGCGTACGAGGTGTGCACCTACTACCAAATGCTGGCCTACCTCGTCGCGTTCGACGTGATAGAGGAGGACCTGATATTTCTCGCGGTCCATTACCGCCTACTGAAGACCTGGGAGGTGGTCGAGCCGTACGTGCTCGCCGAGAGGCGGGCCAGGGGAGACTTCTACTCCTTCATGAACTTCTTCGAGGAGCTGGCCCTCATGACGAGCCAGAAATCCACTGCCGATGTCTACAGATCGGTGCGCGGGCGGGTCTTCGGCAGAGGCAGGCCCCGCCTCCCCGCCCGCCGCCTGTCCGGCCGGTAG
- a CDS encoding DUF397 domain-containing protein codes for MPTTPDLSTAAWRKSSHSNNNGGNCVEVADNLPGIVPVRDSKDPDGPVLIFTNNSWSTFIVGLKAHHRSST; via the coding sequence ATGCCGACCACCCCGGACCTGAGCACCGCCGCTTGGCGCAAGAGCAGCCACAGCAACAACAACGGCGGCAACTGCGTCGAGGTCGCCGACAACCTCCCCGGCATCGTCCCCGTACGCGACTCCAAGGACCCCGACGGGCCCGTCCTCATATTCACCAACAACTCATGGAGCACCTTCATAGTGGGCCTGAAGGCGCATCACCGCAGCAGCACCTGA
- a CDS encoding helix-turn-helix domain-containing protein: protein MPFQPRELFPDRSARDLFGAEIRRHREKADMSLRRLSEVLNYSKSHLARIEAAESLPYDDLPAKLDACFGTDGMFARIYALAKNEPFPGKYRRMIEIESRATIIEQYVCATFPGLLQTPELAEHSLRCGLPHAPDAEIESMVKARIDRQALLDKPKPPRSWFIIDEAVLRRPVGGPEVMRDQLASLIKRGTQSHVTMQVLPFTVGGHAEAGGSLTLFTVASEPLVAYDEGSQSGVIIEDRGAVAMRRENYDLLRAMALSPRDSEAMIRAVMKDLTSCRPPRT, encoded by the coding sequence ATGCCGTTCCAGCCACGCGAACTGTTTCCCGACCGCTCGGCACGCGACCTCTTCGGCGCGGAGATCCGGCGCCACCGAGAGAAGGCGGACATGTCGCTGCGGCGGCTGTCCGAGGTGCTGAACTACAGCAAGTCGCACCTGGCCCGGATCGAGGCGGCGGAGTCCCTGCCGTACGACGACCTTCCGGCGAAGCTGGACGCGTGCTTCGGGACGGACGGGATGTTCGCGCGCATCTACGCGCTGGCGAAGAATGAGCCCTTCCCGGGCAAGTACCGGCGAATGATCGAGATCGAGAGCCGAGCAACCATCATCGAGCAGTACGTCTGCGCCACGTTCCCCGGACTGCTGCAAACTCCCGAGCTCGCGGAACACTCTCTGCGCTGCGGCCTTCCGCATGCCCCCGACGCGGAGATCGAGTCGATGGTCAAGGCTCGTATCGATCGGCAGGCGCTGCTCGACAAGCCCAAGCCGCCGCGCTCATGGTTCATCATCGACGAGGCTGTGCTGCGCCGTCCGGTCGGCGGACCAGAGGTGATGCGTGATCAGTTGGCGTCCCTGATCAAGCGCGGGACGCAGTCTCACGTGACCATGCAGGTGCTGCCTTTCACAGTGGGCGGGCACGCCGAAGCAGGCGGTTCGCTGACGCTCTTTACGGTGGCCAGTGAGCCGCTGGTGGCCTACGACGAGGGCAGTCAATCCGGTGTGATCATCGAGGACCGAGGGGCAGTCGCCATGCGCCGGGAGAACTACGATCTGCTCAGGGCCATGGCCCTCTCGCCCCGTGATTCCGAGGCGATGATCCGTGCTGTGATGAAGGACTTGACCTCATGCCGACCACCCCGGACCTGA
- a CDS encoding alpha/beta fold hydrolase, translated as MTTVNANEIALGIESFGDNYAPLVLLVGGTTMLSWPDALCERLAAGGRRVVRYDLRDSGESTTADPEAPAYTLRDLAADAAALADALGGGPAHLAGIGVGGMVAQVAVLDHPGAFSALTLVGTRAVAPGPPDDDLPDHDQATMSRLFARPMPDWTDREAVAEFAAAGAEILGDDPVAARAIAARIWDRTPGTAPPVQMANQMGMVFSRLDCKPRWRERLPDIEVPTLVVHGRRNRFFPVGNGEAIAHEIPGARLLVLEEAATAIPHAAVGEVTEAMLTRG; from the coding sequence ATGACCACTGTCAACGCCAATGAGATCGCCTTGGGCATCGAGTCGTTCGGTGACAACTACGCGCCACTCGTCCTGCTCGTGGGCGGGACGACGATGCTTTCCTGGCCCGACGCGCTGTGCGAGCGCCTCGCCGCCGGCGGGCGCCGTGTGGTGCGCTACGACCTCCGCGATAGCGGGGAGTCGACGACGGCGGATCCGGAGGCGCCCGCCTACACCCTGCGCGACCTCGCCGCCGACGCGGCGGCCCTTGCGGACGCGCTCGGCGGGGGGCCTGCGCACCTCGCGGGGATCGGCGTCGGCGGGATGGTCGCTCAGGTGGCGGTGCTCGACCATCCGGGCGCGTTCTCGGCGCTCACCCTGGTCGGCACCCGCGCGGTTGCTCCTGGCCCGCCCGACGATGACCTCCCTGACCATGATCAGGCGACGATGAGCCGGCTGTTCGCGCGTCCGATGCCCGATTGGACCGACCGCGAGGCGGTTGCGGAGTTCGCCGCCGCCGGCGCGGAGATCCTCGGCGACGACCCCGTCGCCGCGCGCGCAATCGCTGCGCGCATCTGGGACCGTACGCCCGGAACTGCACCCCCGGTCCAGATGGCCAACCAGATGGGCATGGTGTTTTCCAGGCTCGACTGTAAACCCCGCTGGCGCGAGCGCCTGCCCGACATCGAGGTCCCCACGCTCGTCGTCCACGGCCGCCGCAACCGGTTCTTCCCCGTCGGCAACGGTGAGGCGATCGCGCACGAGATCCCCGGGGCACGGCTGCTCGTCCTTGAGGAGGCCGCCACTGCGATCCCCCATGCGGCGGTCGGCGAGGTCACCGAGGCGATGCTCACGCGCGGGTAG
- a CDS encoding ISL3 family transposase, with the protein MARAAARCHHANTYCVNCDLLVGLDDLHVIDVDRGDGDRLTVRVESARMVMGCRTCGAIAHAHGRREVVLIDAPCFDRPVKIVWRKRTWRCVEPACPVGTFTEQNHTVAEPRALLTVRARWWAIRQLRREHASVRGIARQLGTTWNTVWTSIRPLLKAMADDDTRFDGVTRLGVDEHVWHHVSERPIDQGGRGPKMLTGMVNLTTDAKGRTRARLLDLVPGRSGQAYADWLEERGPGFRDGIKEATLDPFRGYKNAIDDKLEDATAVLDAFHVVKLGSAAVDEVRRRVQQQIHGHRGRKGDLLYGIRTILRCGVEKLTDRQRARLDLAIAADERHDEVLVAWLCAQQLRAAYQADSPAEGRKIAEKVLATFPTCPIKEIKRLGKTLQQWREAFLAYFDTGRANNGGTEAINGLIELQRRIARGFRNRDHYRLRMLLIGGGLTSPHLK; encoded by the coding sequence GTGGCGCGTGCCGCTGCGCGCTGCCATCACGCCAACACCTACTGCGTGAACTGCGACCTGCTCGTCGGTCTCGACGATCTCCACGTGATTGACGTCGACCGGGGTGATGGCGACCGATTGACTGTTCGGGTCGAGTCGGCGCGGATGGTGATGGGCTGCCGGACCTGCGGCGCGATCGCTCACGCCCACGGTCGACGCGAGGTGGTCCTAATCGACGCACCTTGCTTCGACCGGCCCGTGAAGATCGTGTGGCGCAAGCGGACCTGGCGCTGTGTCGAACCGGCCTGCCCGGTCGGCACGTTCACCGAGCAGAACCATACGGTGGCCGAGCCGCGGGCGCTGCTCACCGTGCGGGCGCGCTGGTGGGCGATCCGACAATTGCGGCGTGAGCACGCCTCCGTGCGCGGGATCGCCCGCCAGCTCGGCACGACATGGAACACGGTGTGGACCTCGATCCGTCCCCTGCTCAAGGCGATGGCCGATGACGACACGCGGTTCGACGGGGTCACCCGGCTCGGGGTCGATGAGCATGTCTGGCACCATGTCAGCGAACGACCCATCGACCAAGGGGGTCGCGGGCCGAAGATGCTGACCGGGATGGTCAACCTGACCACCGACGCGAAGGGAAGGACACGAGCCCGGCTGCTCGACCTCGTCCCGGGCCGGTCCGGGCAGGCCTACGCCGACTGGCTCGAAGAACGCGGACCGGGCTTCCGTGACGGGATCAAGGAAGCGACCTTGGACCCGTTCCGCGGCTACAAGAACGCCATCGATGACAAGCTCGAGGATGCGACTGCGGTCCTGGATGCGTTCCACGTCGTCAAGCTCGGTTCCGCGGCCGTCGACGAGGTCCGTCGTCGCGTCCAGCAACAGATCCATGGCCACCGGGGCAGGAAGGGCGACCTGCTCTACGGCATCCGCACCATCTTGCGCTGCGGGGTCGAGAAACTCACCGACCGACAACGAGCGCGACTCGACCTCGCGATCGCCGCTGACGAACGCCACGACGAGGTTCTCGTCGCCTGGCTCTGCGCCCAGCAACTGCGAGCCGCCTACCAGGCCGACAGTCCCGCCGAGGGACGCAAGATCGCCGAGAAGGTCCTCGCTACCTTCCCGACGTGCCCGATCAAGGAGATCAAGCGACTCGGCAAGACGCTGCAGCAATGGCGCGAAGCCTTCCTCGCCTACTTCGACACCGGCCGCGCCAACAACGGCGGCACAGAGGCCATCAACGGACTCATCGAACTCCAACGCCGCATCGCACGAGGCTTCCGCAACCGCGATCACTACCGACTACGCATGCTGCTCATCGGAGGCGGACTCACCAGCCCCCACCTGAAGTAG
- a CDS encoding NmrA/HSCARG family protein — translation MSESSKPLIVVAGATSKQGRSVATSLLESGRFRVRALTRDAGSAQARSLAGLGAEIAEVPLALGHQRELVDAFRSAEGAFLMTPPIAPPSEEFPLGRQLADAAVEAGVIHVVFSALENVDERSSGTKYAPHFTDKALIAEYIRTLPIAHTFIMLSFFYTNALEYYTPRIDGDTVLMPFYLPEDFRAPFVDPLTATGPAALEVFSNPDTYRGACLPVVGDVISPAEMVEEFSRVTGLKAEYRSAYSREDLLTYFPALGENPLVVDETLGMAQYAVDLGYFRDDRDTTWSRRIDPNTLSWEQFLRKTDWHGQPVTFGH, via the coding sequence ATGTCTGAGAGCAGCAAGCCGTTGATCGTCGTCGCGGGTGCCACTAGCAAGCAGGGAAGGAGCGTCGCCACCTCCTTGCTTGAGAGCGGCAGGTTCCGAGTGCGAGCCCTGACCCGAGACGCCGGCTCTGCCCAGGCCCGGAGCCTGGCAGGACTGGGAGCGGAGATCGCCGAGGTTCCTCTCGCGCTGGGTCACCAGCGCGAGCTCGTCGACGCGTTCAGATCGGCCGAGGGGGCCTTCCTGATGACCCCGCCCATCGCGCCGCCCTCCGAGGAGTTCCCTCTCGGGCGCCAACTTGCCGATGCAGCGGTCGAGGCCGGAGTGATACACGTCGTCTTCAGTGCTCTCGAGAACGTCGACGAGCGGTCCTCGGGCACCAAGTACGCCCCGCACTTCACCGACAAGGCGCTCATCGCGGAGTACATCCGGACTCTGCCGATCGCGCACACCTTCATCATGCTCTCGTTCTTCTACACCAACGCGCTGGAGTACTACACCCCGCGCATCGATGGTGACACGGTGCTCATGCCTTTCTACCTCCCCGAAGACTTCCGTGCCCCGTTCGTGGACCCACTCACCGCGACCGGGCCGGCCGCCCTCGAGGTGTTCTCCAACCCCGACACCTACCGCGGCGCCTGTCTGCCGGTCGTGGGGGACGTCATCTCCCCAGCCGAGATGGTCGAGGAGTTCTCCCGCGTCACCGGACTCAAAGCCGAATACCGCAGCGCCTACTCTCGCGAAGACCTGCTGACCTACTTCCCCGCGCTGGGAGAGAACCCTCTGGTGGTCGACGAGACCCTCGGCATGGCCCAGTACGCGGTCGACCTCGGATACTTCCGAGACGACCGCGACACGACGTGGAGCCGGCGCATCGATCCCAACACGCTGAGCTGGGAACAGTTCCTCCGCAAGACCGACTGGCATGGCCAGCCGGTCACCTTTGGTCACTAG
- a CDS encoding ArsR/SmtB family transcription factor — MDWLRDPHCEFAQWEPIADRDEVGVCVSHLQAKSGLAQSTVSSYMATLERAGLVQATRVGKWIHYKRNEGTLSRLAEMLRGT, encoded by the coding sequence ATGGACTGGCTGCGGGACCCTCACTGCGAGTTCGCTCAGTGGGAGCCAATAGCCGACCGGGACGAGGTCGGAGTCTGCGTCAGCCATCTGCAGGCCAAGTCGGGGCTGGCGCAATCGACAGTCTCCTCGTACATGGCAACCCTCGAGCGGGCAGGCCTGGTACAGGCCACACGGGTCGGCAAGTGGATCCACTACAAACGCAACGAGGGCACGCTGTCGCGACTCGCGGAGATGCTCCGCGGCACATAG